In Aphelocoma coerulescens isolate FSJ_1873_10779 chromosome 13, UR_Acoe_1.0, whole genome shotgun sequence, the following are encoded in one genomic region:
- the LOC138118314 gene encoding histidine--tRNA ligase, cytoplasmic-like isoform X1: MLRLGPIAAAVRRLPAGPRLGPLCLAGSRGSFARSWPPAGDRGPLSRQVRAAAGGERVRVLKTPKGTRDHPPAQTALRERLLGAVVSCFKRHGAAAIDTPALELRETLMGKYGEDTKLIYELQDQGGELLALRYDLTVPFARYLAMNKVTNMKRYHVAKVYRRDNPATTRGRYREFYQCDFDIAGQFDPMIPDAECLKIVHEILSDLQLGDFIIKVNDRRILNGVFAVCGVPESKFISACSTVDKLDKVPWEEVRSEMVGEKGLSPEAADRIGEYVQLHGGLDLIERLLQDPKLSQNKLAKEGLGDMKLLFEYLTLFGITEKISFDLSLARGLDYYTGVIFEAVLLHQENEHVEEAVSVGSVAGGGRYDGLVGMFDPKGRKVPCVGVSIGIERIFSILEQRLEASGEKLRTTETQVLVATPQKHLLPARLKLISELWDAGIKAEMLYKKDPKLLKQLQYCEDTGIPLAAIVGEQELADGVVKLRDVATREQVDIPREKLIDEIRRRLEP, encoded by the exons ATGCTGCGGCTCGGGCCCATCGCCGCCGCCGTCCGCCGGCTACCGGCGGGGCCCCGCCTCGGGCCGCTGTGCCTCGCTGGGAGCCGGGGCAGCTTCGCCCGGTCCTGGCCGCCGGCCGGTGACCGCGGACCCCTGTCCCGGCAggtgcgggcggcggcgggcggcgagcgggTGCGGGTGCTGAAGACGCCCAAG GGCACCCGCGACCACCCACCGGCGCAGACGGCGCTCCGTGAGCGGCTCCTGGGCGCCGTGGTGTCGTGCTTCAAGCGGCACGGGGCGGCCGCCATCGACACCCCCGCGCTCGAGCTGCGG GAGACGCTGATGGGGAAGTATGGGGAGGACACGAAGCTCATCTACGAGCTGCAGGACCAGGGAGgggagctgctggccctgcGCTATGACCTCACC GTGCCCTTTGCTCGCTATCTGGCCATGAACAAGGTCACCAACATGAAGCGCTACCACGTCGCCAAGGTGTACAGGAGGGACAACCCAGCCACAACCCGGGGCCGCTACCGCGAGTTCTACCAGTGC GACTTTGACATTGCCGGGCAGTTTGACCCGATGATTCCCGATGCTGAGTGCCTGAAGATCGTGCACGAGATCCTGAGTGACCTGCAGCTCGGGGACTTCATCATCAAG GTCAACGACCGTCGGATTTTGAATGGTGTGTTTGCTGTCTGTGGTGTTCCAGAGAGCAAGTTCATATCTGCCTGCTCCACCGTGGACAAGCTGGACAAG GTGCCATGGGAAGAAGTGAGGAGCGAGATGGTGGGAGAGAAGGGGCTCTCTCCCGAGGCTGCGGATCGCATTGGGGAGTATGTCCAGCTCCATG GTGGGCTGGACCTGATCGAGCGTCTTCTCCAGGACCCAAAGCTGTCCCAGAACAAGCTGGccaaggaggggctgggggacatgAAGCTGCTCTTTGAGTACCTGACCTTGTTTGGCATCACAGAGAAG ATCTCCTTCGACCTGAGCCTGGCACGGGGCCTGGACTATTACACGGGGGTGATCTTtgaggctgtgctgctgcatcaGGAGAACGAGCACGTGGAGGAGGCGGTCAGCGTTGGGAGCGTGGCCGGAGGCGGCCGCTATGACGGGCTGGTGGGGATGTTTGATCCCAAGGGCCGGAAGGTGCCCTGTGTGGGGGTCAGCATTGGGATCGAGCGGATCTTCTCCATCCTGGAACAGAGACTCGAG GCTTCTGGGGAGAAACTTCGAACAACTGAGACACAAGTGCTGGTGGCTACACCACAGAAACACTTGCTTCCTGCCAGACTGAAGCTCATCTCCGAGCTGTGGGACGCAGGGATCAAG GCAGAGATGCTGTACAAGAAGGATCCTAAATTGCTGAAGCAGCTGCAATATTGTGAGGACACAGGGATCCCCCTTGCTGCCATTgtgggagagcaggagctggcagaCGGAGTCGTCAAGCTGCGAGATGTTGCAACAAGAGAGCAG GTTGACATCCCCAGAGAAAAGCTTATTGATGAGATCCGGAGAAGGCTGGAGCCCTGA
- the LOC138118314 gene encoding histidine--tRNA ligase, cytoplasmic-like isoform X2: MLRLGPIAAAVRRLPAGPRLGPLCLAGSRGSFARSWPPAGDRGPLSRQVRAAAGGERVRVLKTPKGTRDHPPAQTALRERLLGAVVSCFKRHGAAAIDTPALELRETLMGKYGEDTKLIYELQDQGGELLALRYDLTVPFARYLAMNKVTNMKRYHVAKVYRRDNPATTRGRYREFYQCDFDIAGQFDPMIPDAECLKIVHEILSDLQLGDFIIKLGAGEKARGNANSCSFPHTGTKGMTSEGASKVPWEEVRSEMVGEKGLSPEAADRIGEYVQLHGGLDLIERLLQDPKLSQNKLAKEGLGDMKLLFEYLTLFGITEKISFDLSLARGLDYYTGVIFEAVLLHQENEHVEEAVSVGSVAGGGRYDGLVGMFDPKGRKVPCVGVSIGIERIFSILEQRLEASGEKLRTTETQVLVATPQKHLLPARLKLISELWDAGIKAEMLYKKDPKLLKQLQYCEDTGIPLAAIVGEQELADGVVKLRDVATREQVDIPREKLIDEIRRRLEP; the protein is encoded by the exons ATGCTGCGGCTCGGGCCCATCGCCGCCGCCGTCCGCCGGCTACCGGCGGGGCCCCGCCTCGGGCCGCTGTGCCTCGCTGGGAGCCGGGGCAGCTTCGCCCGGTCCTGGCCGCCGGCCGGTGACCGCGGACCCCTGTCCCGGCAggtgcgggcggcggcgggcggcgagcgggTGCGGGTGCTGAAGACGCCCAAG GGCACCCGCGACCACCCACCGGCGCAGACGGCGCTCCGTGAGCGGCTCCTGGGCGCCGTGGTGTCGTGCTTCAAGCGGCACGGGGCGGCCGCCATCGACACCCCCGCGCTCGAGCTGCGG GAGACGCTGATGGGGAAGTATGGGGAGGACACGAAGCTCATCTACGAGCTGCAGGACCAGGGAGgggagctgctggccctgcGCTATGACCTCACC GTGCCCTTTGCTCGCTATCTGGCCATGAACAAGGTCACCAACATGAAGCGCTACCACGTCGCCAAGGTGTACAGGAGGGACAACCCAGCCACAACCCGGGGCCGCTACCGCGAGTTCTACCAGTGC GACTTTGACATTGCCGGGCAGTTTGACCCGATGATTCCCGATGCTGAGTGCCTGAAGATCGTGCACGAGATCCTGAGTGACCTGCAGCTCGGGGACTTCATCATCAAG TTGGGTGCTGGGGAAAAGGCACGAGGAAAtgccaacagctgcagcttccctcACACTGGGACAAAAGGAATGACATCAGAGGGTGCTTCCAAG GTGCCATGGGAAGAAGTGAGGAGCGAGATGGTGGGAGAGAAGGGGCTCTCTCCCGAGGCTGCGGATCGCATTGGGGAGTATGTCCAGCTCCATG GTGGGCTGGACCTGATCGAGCGTCTTCTCCAGGACCCAAAGCTGTCCCAGAACAAGCTGGccaaggaggggctgggggacatgAAGCTGCTCTTTGAGTACCTGACCTTGTTTGGCATCACAGAGAAG ATCTCCTTCGACCTGAGCCTGGCACGGGGCCTGGACTATTACACGGGGGTGATCTTtgaggctgtgctgctgcatcaGGAGAACGAGCACGTGGAGGAGGCGGTCAGCGTTGGGAGCGTGGCCGGAGGCGGCCGCTATGACGGGCTGGTGGGGATGTTTGATCCCAAGGGCCGGAAGGTGCCCTGTGTGGGGGTCAGCATTGGGATCGAGCGGATCTTCTCCATCCTGGAACAGAGACTCGAG GCTTCTGGGGAGAAACTTCGAACAACTGAGACACAAGTGCTGGTGGCTACACCACAGAAACACTTGCTTCCTGCCAGACTGAAGCTCATCTCCGAGCTGTGGGACGCAGGGATCAAG GCAGAGATGCTGTACAAGAAGGATCCTAAATTGCTGAAGCAGCTGCAATATTGTGAGGACACAGGGATCCCCCTTGCTGCCATTgtgggagagcaggagctggcagaCGGAGTCGTCAAGCTGCGAGATGTTGCAACAAGAGAGCAG GTTGACATCCCCAGAGAAAAGCTTATTGATGAGATCCGGAGAAGGCTGGAGCCCTGA
- the LOC138118314 gene encoding histidine--tRNA ligase, cytoplasmic-like isoform X3 — protein MTLHRTPQESHHDCEKNWEASGKGKGRWEALRLSFYSAGDLHVPILNSSGPGALCSLSGHEQGHQHEALPRRQGVQEGQPSHNPGPLPRVLPDFDIAGQFDPMIPDAECLKIVHEILSDLQLGDFIIKVNDRRILNGVFAVCGVPESKFISACSTVDKLDKVPWEEVRSEMVGEKGLSPEAADRIGEYVQLHGGLDLIERLLQDPKLSQNKLAKEGLGDMKLLFEYLTLFGITEKISFDLSLARGLDYYTGVIFEAVLLHQENEHVEEAVSVGSVAGGGRYDGLVGMFDPKGRKVPCVGVSIGIERIFSILEQRLEASGEKLRTTETQVLVATPQKHLLPARLKLISELWDAGIKAEMLYKKDPKLLKQLQYCEDTGIPLAAIVGEQELADGVVKLRDVATREQVDIPREKLIDEIRRRLEP, from the exons atgaccctgcacaggacaccccaagaatctcACCATGATTgtgaaaaaaattgggaagcgtCTGGCAAAGGGAAGGGGAGATGGGAGGCTTTGAGGCTCAGCTTCTACAGCGCTGGGGATCTCCACGTTCCCATCCTTAACTCCTCGGGCCCAGGTGCCCTTTGCTCGCTATCTGGCCATGAACAAGGTCACCAACATGAAGCGCTACCACGTCGCCAAGGTGTACAGGAGGGACAACCCAGCCACAACCCGGGGCCGCTACCGCGAGTTCTACCA GACTTTGACATTGCCGGGCAGTTTGACCCGATGATTCCCGATGCTGAGTGCCTGAAGATCGTGCACGAGATCCTGAGTGACCTGCAGCTCGGGGACTTCATCATCAAG GTCAACGACCGTCGGATTTTGAATGGTGTGTTTGCTGTCTGTGGTGTTCCAGAGAGCAAGTTCATATCTGCCTGCTCCACCGTGGACAAGCTGGACAAG GTGCCATGGGAAGAAGTGAGGAGCGAGATGGTGGGAGAGAAGGGGCTCTCTCCCGAGGCTGCGGATCGCATTGGGGAGTATGTCCAGCTCCATG GTGGGCTGGACCTGATCGAGCGTCTTCTCCAGGACCCAAAGCTGTCCCAGAACAAGCTGGccaaggaggggctgggggacatgAAGCTGCTCTTTGAGTACCTGACCTTGTTTGGCATCACAGAGAAG ATCTCCTTCGACCTGAGCCTGGCACGGGGCCTGGACTATTACACGGGGGTGATCTTtgaggctgtgctgctgcatcaGGAGAACGAGCACGTGGAGGAGGCGGTCAGCGTTGGGAGCGTGGCCGGAGGCGGCCGCTATGACGGGCTGGTGGGGATGTTTGATCCCAAGGGCCGGAAGGTGCCCTGTGTGGGGGTCAGCATTGGGATCGAGCGGATCTTCTCCATCCTGGAACAGAGACTCGAG GCTTCTGGGGAGAAACTTCGAACAACTGAGACACAAGTGCTGGTGGCTACACCACAGAAACACTTGCTTCCTGCCAGACTGAAGCTCATCTCCGAGCTGTGGGACGCAGGGATCAAG GCAGAGATGCTGTACAAGAAGGATCCTAAATTGCTGAAGCAGCTGCAATATTGTGAGGACACAGGGATCCCCCTTGCTGCCATTgtgggagagcaggagctggcagaCGGAGTCGTCAAGCTGCGAGATGTTGCAACAAGAGAGCAG GTTGACATCCCCAGAGAAAAGCTTATTGATGAGATCCGGAGAAGGCTGGAGCCCTGA